The Triticum aestivum cultivar Chinese Spring chromosome 7B, IWGSC CS RefSeq v2.1, whole genome shotgun sequence genome window below encodes:
- the LOC123156763 gene encoding pre-rRNA-processing protein TSR1 homolog isoform X1, translating into MAGARSQVNKPHKTRFASKASRHSHKIDKVRSGKPAGSHRAAVKGARAARLQHSKAIRDQKRAALLKEKRSSNGSSSAPRVIVLCGLSSSANVGPLAEDLLTFAAGGDEKLTSNTVASPAYKLRTTVLQAPYGDLTSCMELAKVADLLAFVVSANSLYNSDSGNPIDEFGSQCLSVLRAVGLPSTAVFIRDLPSDTKSKQELKKAAVSFLSPELPEDCRFYAAETKDDLHMFMRLFKEQHLSSPHWRNQRPYVMSEEVACIKPGDSMGLCTLLVSGYLRAHNLSVNQLVHVSGAGDFQLGQIDILKDPCPVSERKNSDVMDSDDNQIQIIDTFVPDPLNQEPLLVENIPDPLAGEQTWPTEAEMEEAYESNKQRKVVKRKLPRGTSEYQAAWIVDDTDDEGDDSENDNPDGAGMVIDEKDHSEHDSDSSDIDAVSHFTEKFDQETIGGSEMGDDENLTKEQIEEDIKRIKESNADDEEFPDEVETPLDVPARKRFAKYRGLKSFRTSSWDPKESLPPEYARIFAFDKFTRTQKHVLAKRAELDEESSKDCARIGSYVMLHVKNVPTDVASKLCHPSRRLPVVVSGLLEHESKISVLHFSIKKHDSYEAPIRSKEPLIFNVGFRQFTARPLFSSDNINCNKHKMERFLHHGRFSIASVYAPISFPPVPLIVLKNIDGQQPVIAAVGTLKSVDPDQIILKKIVLTGYPQRVSKLKAMVRYMFHHPEDVRWFKPVELWTKHGKRGRIKETVGTHGSMKCIFNSSVQQHDTVCMSLFKRAFPKWPEQFYHQI; encoded by the exons atggCCGGCGCGCGCTCGCAGGTCAACAAGCCGCACAAGACGCGCTTCGCCTCCAAGGCCTCCCGCCACTCGCACAAGATCG ACAAGGTCAGGAGCGGGAAGCCGGCGGGCAGCCACCGCGCCGCAGTTAAGGGCGCCCGTGCGGCGCGCCTCCAGCACAGCAAAGCG ATCCGTGATCAGAAACGCGCTGCCTTGCTAAAGGAGAAGCGGTCATCTAATGGCTCCTCAAGTGCACCCCGTGTTATT GTTCTTTGTGGCCTTTCCTCATCTGCAAATGTTGGGCCACTTGCCGAAGATCTTTTGACATTTGCAGCAGGAGGAGATGAGAAACTGACTTCCAACACCGTTGCCTCTCCCGCCTATAAACTTCGAACCACG GTACTGCAAGCACCATATGGGGACCTCACCTCATGCATGGAACTGGCAAAG GTTGCTGATTTGTTAGCATTCGTAGTGTCAGCAAATTCATTATACAACAGCGATTCAGGCAATCCAATTGATGAGTTTGGATCACAATGTCTATCTGTTCTTCGAGCCGTGGGCTTACCTAGTACAGCTGTTTTCATTCGA GATCTTCCATCAGATACCAAAAGTAAGCAGGAATTGAAGAAAGCAGCGGTTTCTTTCCTTTCTCCAGAGCTGCCTGAAGATTGCAGGTTCTATGCAGCAGAAACTAAGGATGATTTGCATATG TTCATGCGGCTTTTCAAGGAGCAACATCTTTCATCACCACATTGGAGAAATCAGAGACCCTATGTTATGTCTGAGGAGGTT GCCTGTATAAAACCAGGTGACAGTATGGGGTTGTGCACCTTGCTTGTGTCTGGATATCTGCGGGCCCACAATCTTTCAGTGAATCAGCTT GTACATGTGTCAGGTGCTGGTGATTTTCAGTTAGGACAAATTGATATCCTCAAGGATCCATGTCCTGTTAGTGAAAGGAAAAACTCCGATGTAATGGATTCAGATGATAATCAAATTCAG ATTATTGATACCTTCGTTCCAGACCCCTTGAATCAGGAACCATTACTTGTTGAAAATATTCCAGATCCTCTTGCAGGAGAGCAG ACTTGGCCAACAGAAGCTGAGATGGAGGAAGCCTACGAAAGCAATAAACAAAGAAAGGTTGTAAAGAGGAAACTTCCTCGCGGCACATCAGAATACCAG GCTGCTTGGATTGTTGATGATAcagatgatgaaggtgatgattcTGAGAATGACAATCCAGATGGTGCTGGAATGGTAATTGATGAGAAAGATCACTCAGAGCACGACAGCGATAGTTCAGATATAGATGCAGTGTCTCACTTCACGGAGAAATTTGATCAAGAAACTATTGGGGGTTCTGAGATGGGA GATGATGAAAATCTTACCAAAGAGCAGATTGAGGAAGACATCAAGAGAATCAAAGAATCTAATGCTGATGATGAAG AATTTCCTGATGAGGTGGAGACACCCTTAGATGTCCCGGCAAGAAAAcgttttgcaaaatacagaggacTAAAATCATTTAGGACATCATCCTGGGATCCTAAG GAATCTTTGCCACCTGAATATGCAAGAATATTTGCATTCGATAAGTTTACACGAACACAAAAACATGTGCTTGCTAAAAGGGCTGAGCTAGATGAAGAAAGCTCAAAGGATTGTGCCCGAATAGGATCATATGTTATGCTTCACGTGAAAAATGTTCCTACAGATGTTGCCTCCAAACTTTGTCATCCATCAAGAAGATTACCTGTTGTTGTTTCTGGTCTTCTTGAACATGAGTCAAAAATTTCAGTTCTTCATTTCAG CATAAAAAAGCATGACTCCTATGAAGCTCCCATCAGAAGTAAGGAACCTCTTATTTTCAATGTTGGATTCCGGCAGTTTACGGCAAG GCCACTATTTTCATCTGACAACATCAATTGCAATAAGCATAAGATGGAGAGATTTTTACATCATGGGCGATTTTCTATTGCCTCCGTCTATGCTCCAATTTCCTTTCCACCCGTTCCTCTGATTGTTTTGAAGAACATAGATGGGCAACAACCTGTCATTGCTGCAGTAGGTACACTGAAAAGTGTGGATCCTGACCAGATTATTCTCAAAAAAATTGTTTTGACTGG GTATCCCCAGAGAGTCTCGAAACTCAAAGCAATGGTGCGGTACATGTTCCACCACCCGGAAGACGTCAGATGGTTCAAG CCTGTCGAGCTGTGGACGAAGCATGGCAAACGCGGCCGGATCAAGGAGACTGTCGGCACTCATG GTTCCATGAAATGCATATTCAACAGCAGCGTCCAGCAGCATGATACCGTGTGCATGAGCTTGTTCAAACGAGCTTTCCCCAAATGGCCAGAACAGTTCTATCATCAGATATAA
- the LOC123156764 gene encoding probable chromo domain-containing protein LHP1 — translation MGRGKKDPWAARGSVDPAEEEAAAVMEVEEEEEVKGDEEEEWNHEEDEAEEEEEEWEQEEEADEASAEEQPEDQRSPPKLAEGYYEIETIRRRRRRQNQIQYLVKWRGWPESANTWEPEENLKACSDFVEAFEKRQQPRSYGKRKRKRKISTTPVVSPNPSSQGRRGRPRRSDPRSLSQRPVPERKILPPRASSRRGTDNTNRNLVAGSDASVNVAPQQMLGQGATQEGSSNVLSVGLPSVVVHQQDEHQPASGVSKVDSSVQGPPPQVGQVTGAKKRKLGSVRRFKQDEAQQEQGQVVNGTSEKPGNEKTDSAQGETGDRTKGVDGANRCITKIIKPVRYHATMTDDVQQVSITFRALRSDGQEVLVDDKELKSTNPLVLINYYEQHLRYSPTA, via the coding sequence ATGGGTCGAGGCAAAAAGGATCCCTGGGCGGCACGCGGATCCGTCGatccggcggaggaggaggcggcagcggtgATGGAggttgaagaggaggaggaagtcaaGGGAGACGAAGAGGAGGAGTGGAATCACGAGGaggatgaggcggaggaggaggaagaggagtgggAACAGGAGGAGGAGGCTGATGAGGCCTCGGCGGAGGAGCAGCCGGAGGACCAGCGGTCGCCGCCCAAGCTGGCGGAGGGATACTACGAGATCGAgaccatccgccgccgccgccgccgccagaaccAGATACAGTACCTCGTCAAATGGCGTGGGTGGCCGGAGAGCGCCAACACATGGGAGCCTGAAGAAAACCTCAAGGCCTGCTCTGATTTTGTTGAAGCCTTTGAGAAGCGGCAGCAACCAAGGTCCTATGGCAAGCGCAAGCGCAAGCGCAAGATCTCCACTACTCCCGTGGTAAGTCCCAACCCTTCTTCTCAGGGTAGAAGGGGCCGCCCACGGCGTTCAGATCCTCGGTCTCTGTCCCAACGTCCTGTCCCAGAGCGCAAGATATTGCCTCCCAGAGCAAGCAGCAGGAGAGGTACTGATAACACCAACAGGAACTTGGTTGCGGGCTCTGATGCATCAGTGAACGTGGCTCCTCAGCAAATGCTTGGACAAGGTGCTACACAGGAGGGCAGCTCAAATGTGCTTTCGGTTGGCCTGCCGTCTGTTGTGGTTCATCAACAGGATGAGCATCAGCCTGCGAGTGGTGTATCAAAGGTTGATAGTTCAGTACAGGGACCCCCACCTCAGGTTGGCCAGGTGACCGgtgccaagaagcgcaagcttgggtCTGTCAGGAGGTTCAAGCAGGATGAGGCGCAGCAGGAGCAAGGGCAAGTTGTCAATGGCACAAGTGAGAAGCCTGGCAATGAGAAAACTGATTCCGCACAAGGAGAAACGGGTGATAGGACCAAGGGGGTGGACGGTGCTAACCGTTGCATCACTAAGATCATCAAGCCAGTGCGGTATCATGCCACCATGACAGATGACGTGCAGCAGGTTTCCATAACATTCAGAGCACTCAGGTCTGATGGGCAGGAGGTTCTTGTGGATGACAAGGAATTGAAGTCTACAAACCCGTTGGTGCTGATAAACTACTACGAGCAGCACCTGCGTTACAGTCCCACCGCGTGA
- the LOC123156763 gene encoding pre-rRNA-processing protein TSR1 homolog isoform X2 — translation MAGARSQVNKPHKTRFASKASRHSHKIDKVRSGKPAGSHRAAVKGARAARLQHSKAIRDQKRAALLKEKRSSNGSSSAPRVIVLCGLSSSANVGPLAEDLLTFAAGGDEKLTSNTVASPAYKLRTTVLQAPYGDLTSCMELAKVADLLAFVVSANSLYNSDSGNPIDEFGSQCLSVLRAVGLPSTAVFIRDLPSDTKSKQELKKAAVSFLSPELPEDCRFYAAETKDDLHMFMRLFKEQHLSSPHWRNQRPYVMSEEACIKPGDSMGLCTLLVSGYLRAHNLSVNQLVHVSGAGDFQLGQIDILKDPCPVSERKNSDVMDSDDNQIQIIDTFVPDPLNQEPLLVENIPDPLAGEQTWPTEAEMEEAYESNKQRKVVKRKLPRGTSEYQAAWIVDDTDDEGDDSENDNPDGAGMVIDEKDHSEHDSDSSDIDAVSHFTEKFDQETIGGSEMGDDENLTKEQIEEDIKRIKESNADDEEFPDEVETPLDVPARKRFAKYRGLKSFRTSSWDPKESLPPEYARIFAFDKFTRTQKHVLAKRAELDEESSKDCARIGSYVMLHVKNVPTDVASKLCHPSRRLPVVVSGLLEHESKISVLHFSIKKHDSYEAPIRSKEPLIFNVGFRQFTARPLFSSDNINCNKHKMERFLHHGRFSIASVYAPISFPPVPLIVLKNIDGQQPVIAAVGTLKSVDPDQIILKKIVLTGYPQRVSKLKAMVRYMFHHPEDVRWFKPVELWTKHGKRGRIKETVGTHGSMKCIFNSSVQQHDTVCMSLFKRAFPKWPEQFYHQI, via the exons atggCCGGCGCGCGCTCGCAGGTCAACAAGCCGCACAAGACGCGCTTCGCCTCCAAGGCCTCCCGCCACTCGCACAAGATCG ACAAGGTCAGGAGCGGGAAGCCGGCGGGCAGCCACCGCGCCGCAGTTAAGGGCGCCCGTGCGGCGCGCCTCCAGCACAGCAAAGCG ATCCGTGATCAGAAACGCGCTGCCTTGCTAAAGGAGAAGCGGTCATCTAATGGCTCCTCAAGTGCACCCCGTGTTATT GTTCTTTGTGGCCTTTCCTCATCTGCAAATGTTGGGCCACTTGCCGAAGATCTTTTGACATTTGCAGCAGGAGGAGATGAGAAACTGACTTCCAACACCGTTGCCTCTCCCGCCTATAAACTTCGAACCACG GTACTGCAAGCACCATATGGGGACCTCACCTCATGCATGGAACTGGCAAAG GTTGCTGATTTGTTAGCATTCGTAGTGTCAGCAAATTCATTATACAACAGCGATTCAGGCAATCCAATTGATGAGTTTGGATCACAATGTCTATCTGTTCTTCGAGCCGTGGGCTTACCTAGTACAGCTGTTTTCATTCGA GATCTTCCATCAGATACCAAAAGTAAGCAGGAATTGAAGAAAGCAGCGGTTTCTTTCCTTTCTCCAGAGCTGCCTGAAGATTGCAGGTTCTATGCAGCAGAAACTAAGGATGATTTGCATATG TTCATGCGGCTTTTCAAGGAGCAACATCTTTCATCACCACATTGGAGAAATCAGAGACCCTATGTTATGTCTGAGGAG GCCTGTATAAAACCAGGTGACAGTATGGGGTTGTGCACCTTGCTTGTGTCTGGATATCTGCGGGCCCACAATCTTTCAGTGAATCAGCTT GTACATGTGTCAGGTGCTGGTGATTTTCAGTTAGGACAAATTGATATCCTCAAGGATCCATGTCCTGTTAGTGAAAGGAAAAACTCCGATGTAATGGATTCAGATGATAATCAAATTCAG ATTATTGATACCTTCGTTCCAGACCCCTTGAATCAGGAACCATTACTTGTTGAAAATATTCCAGATCCTCTTGCAGGAGAGCAG ACTTGGCCAACAGAAGCTGAGATGGAGGAAGCCTACGAAAGCAATAAACAAAGAAAGGTTGTAAAGAGGAAACTTCCTCGCGGCACATCAGAATACCAG GCTGCTTGGATTGTTGATGATAcagatgatgaaggtgatgattcTGAGAATGACAATCCAGATGGTGCTGGAATGGTAATTGATGAGAAAGATCACTCAGAGCACGACAGCGATAGTTCAGATATAGATGCAGTGTCTCACTTCACGGAGAAATTTGATCAAGAAACTATTGGGGGTTCTGAGATGGGA GATGATGAAAATCTTACCAAAGAGCAGATTGAGGAAGACATCAAGAGAATCAAAGAATCTAATGCTGATGATGAAG AATTTCCTGATGAGGTGGAGACACCCTTAGATGTCCCGGCAAGAAAAcgttttgcaaaatacagaggacTAAAATCATTTAGGACATCATCCTGGGATCCTAAG GAATCTTTGCCACCTGAATATGCAAGAATATTTGCATTCGATAAGTTTACACGAACACAAAAACATGTGCTTGCTAAAAGGGCTGAGCTAGATGAAGAAAGCTCAAAGGATTGTGCCCGAATAGGATCATATGTTATGCTTCACGTGAAAAATGTTCCTACAGATGTTGCCTCCAAACTTTGTCATCCATCAAGAAGATTACCTGTTGTTGTTTCTGGTCTTCTTGAACATGAGTCAAAAATTTCAGTTCTTCATTTCAG CATAAAAAAGCATGACTCCTATGAAGCTCCCATCAGAAGTAAGGAACCTCTTATTTTCAATGTTGGATTCCGGCAGTTTACGGCAAG GCCACTATTTTCATCTGACAACATCAATTGCAATAAGCATAAGATGGAGAGATTTTTACATCATGGGCGATTTTCTATTGCCTCCGTCTATGCTCCAATTTCCTTTCCACCCGTTCCTCTGATTGTTTTGAAGAACATAGATGGGCAACAACCTGTCATTGCTGCAGTAGGTACACTGAAAAGTGTGGATCCTGACCAGATTATTCTCAAAAAAATTGTTTTGACTGG GTATCCCCAGAGAGTCTCGAAACTCAAAGCAATGGTGCGGTACATGTTCCACCACCCGGAAGACGTCAGATGGTTCAAG CCTGTCGAGCTGTGGACGAAGCATGGCAAACGCGGCCGGATCAAGGAGACTGTCGGCACTCATG GTTCCATGAAATGCATATTCAACAGCAGCGTCCAGCAGCATGATACCGTGTGCATGAGCTTGTTCAAACGAGCTTTCCCCAAATGGCCAGAACAGTTCTATCATCAGATATAA